One Legionella hackeliae DNA segment encodes these proteins:
- a CDS encoding mevalonate kinase family protein, with protein sequence MSYDFQTTTHGKWILAGEHAVLRGRGALVFPIAEKKLTLSYKKSTSKLSADYVGQNSTDIHLLFWSVLEHGQQLLGQSLNNLSGHFHLHNDIPIGVGMGASAALCVAMARWFAAQHRLDNQEIDNFAKSLENLFHGKSSGLDIAGVAADTGIYFNQGSRIPIQQVWKPNWFLSSCGQIGVTSHCIHQVQVFWDTDAAKAKEIDSQMEECVKKAQFALENDLPISLKILTEAIQDAANCFNAWGLVSENLQQHMQKLLNAGALAVKPTGSGGGGYVLSLWADKPPNDNIEFITI encoded by the coding sequence ATGTCTTATGATTTTCAAACAACAACGCACGGTAAATGGATTCTTGCCGGAGAACATGCCGTATTGCGAGGCCGAGGGGCGCTTGTCTTTCCTATCGCTGAAAAAAAATTAACCTTAAGTTATAAAAAGTCTACTTCCAAACTTAGTGCTGACTATGTGGGACAAAACAGTACAGATATCCATTTACTTTTCTGGAGTGTTTTAGAGCACGGTCAACAATTACTTGGTCAATCGTTAAATAATTTAAGCGGTCATTTTCATTTACATAATGATATTCCTATCGGAGTGGGCATGGGAGCTTCCGCTGCGCTTTGCGTCGCAATGGCCCGCTGGTTTGCAGCCCAACATAGGTTGGATAATCAAGAGATTGATAATTTTGCCAAAAGTCTTGAGAATTTATTTCATGGCAAGAGTAGTGGCCTTGATATTGCCGGTGTTGCCGCAGACACTGGTATTTATTTTAACCAAGGCTCGAGAATACCAATCCAACAGGTCTGGAAACCTAACTGGTTTCTCTCCTCTTGTGGACAAATTGGTGTTACTTCACATTGCATTCATCAAGTTCAGGTGTTTTGGGATACTGATGCAGCAAAAGCAAAAGAGATAGATAGCCAGATGGAAGAATGTGTCAAGAAAGCTCAGTTCGCTTTGGAGAATGACTTACCCATTTCATTAAAGATCTTGACAGAGGCTATTCAGGATGCTGCAAATTGCTTTAACGCTTGGGGACTTGTCAGTGAAAACTTGCAACAACATATGCAGAAACTTCTAAATGCAGGTGCTTTAGCGGTAAAACCGACAGGCTCAGGTGGCGGTGGTTATGTTTTAAGTTTGTGGGCAGATAAACCGCCCAATGACAATATTGAGTTCATCACAATCTAA
- a CDS encoding zinc ribbon domain-containing protein YjdM, whose amino-acid sequence MSGLPKCPRCNSEYTYEDGEVFICPECAHEWNKEAAESSSDNARVIKDANGNLLQDGDTVTVIKDLKVKGSSLVVKVGTKVKNIRLVEGDHDIDCKIDGIGPMKLKSQFVKKI is encoded by the coding sequence ATGAGTGGTTTACCCAAATGCCCGCGGTGCAATTCAGAATACACTTATGAAGATGGTGAGGTTTTTATTTGCCCAGAATGTGCGCATGAGTGGAACAAAGAGGCTGCTGAGAGTAGCTCGGATAACGCTCGAGTTATTAAGGATGCCAATGGAAATCTCCTACAAGATGGCGATACCGTTACAGTGATTAAAGATCTGAAGGTTAAAGGCTCTTCTTTAGTTGTGAAGGTAGGTACCAAAGTGAAAAACATTAGATTGGTTGAAGGTGATCATGACATCGATTGCAAAATTGACGGTATTGGGCCCATGAAATTGAAGTCGCAGTTTGTGAAAAAAATATAG
- a CDS encoding F-box protein, which produces MSITELPEEIILMCLSYLSIEELAKMLVVSKFFLFFAEDNGLWKRFVSPSSTELGGTAKPGFFKTKFKEQVNSLLPILRSKVISRELSYLDAEKITARVNNALAFKEISIGFFQDHNGDVVRGIFSKTLQEFTINTYIFSDHEDKGIKEKTLSMYLFATNSSRPLEELCKSYPGNLIFVVTNDSRLVKITANYPELIKYYITDTPINETISICSIHPLVIDDLKIWQKQIPSLLQRVELSKQELGFLTTSNKEFEDYNPLGL; this is translated from the coding sequence ATGAGTATCACAGAGCTACCTGAGGAAATAATTTTAATGTGTTTAAGTTATCTCTCAATTGAAGAGTTAGCTAAAATGCTTGTGGTATCCAAATTTTTTTTATTCTTTGCTGAAGACAACGGTTTATGGAAACGATTTGTCTCACCTTCTTCAACTGAACTGGGAGGTACCGCAAAGCCAGGTTTCTTCAAAACTAAATTTAAAGAACAGGTGAATTCATTATTGCCCATACTTCGGTCAAAGGTTATTTCCAGAGAGTTGAGTTATCTGGATGCGGAAAAAATAACCGCAAGAGTTAACAATGCATTAGCGTTTAAAGAAATCTCAATTGGATTCTTTCAAGATCATAACGGAGATGTAGTTAGAGGTATTTTTAGCAAAACCTTACAAGAATTCACAATTAATACCTATATATTTTCAGATCATGAAGATAAAGGAATAAAAGAGAAAACTCTCTCGATGTATCTTTTTGCTACCAATTCTTCGCGACCCTTGGAAGAATTATGCAAAAGCTATCCCGGGAATCTTATCTTTGTTGTAACTAATGACAGTCGCTTAGTAAAAATCACTGCAAATTACCCAGAACTTATCAAGTACTATATCACCGATACTCCTATCAATGAAACCATATCTATCTGCTCAATCCATCCGTTAGTTATTGACGACTTGAAGATATGGCAGAAGCAAATTCCTTCTTTGTTGCAGCGGGTAGAACTCTCTAAACAAGAACTGGGATTTTTGACAACTTCGAATAAAGAGTTTGAGGATTATAACCCCCTTGGACTCTAA
- the ftsB gene encoding cell division protein FtsB, which yields MRTIIVILLLALIGLQYKLWLGDGSVSQWINLEKKMEAQSEENDKLLSRNRAMEADILELKSGDQALEEQARYELGMVKEGEVYYQFVD from the coding sequence ATGCGAACAATCATTGTTATCTTGCTATTAGCATTAATCGGCCTGCAATACAAATTGTGGTTGGGGGATGGTAGTGTCTCTCAATGGATTAATCTTGAAAAAAAAATGGAAGCTCAATCAGAGGAAAATGATAAACTTCTTTCCAGAAATCGAGCAATGGAAGCTGATATTCTAGAATTAAAAAGTGGTGATCAGGCATTAGAAGAGCAAGCTCGCTATGAATTGGGTATGGTGAAGGAAGGTGAAGTATACTATCAATTTGTTGATTAG
- the eno gene encoding phosphopyruvate hydratase — MQIANIKGREILDSRGNPTIEAEVTLSNGEVGRASVPSGASTGSREACELRDKDDARYAGKGVRQAVTHINDEINQALKGFSVSEQDRLDARLCEIDGSVNKARLGANAILAVSLASARAYANAIKKPLFVALNQGQLMSMPVPMMNVLNGGAHADNNVDIQEFMLMPIGAPDFPTALQMGVEIFHVLKAVLKNLNLNTAVGDEGGFAPNLQSNQQALDLLVEATEKAGFKLGSDIVFALDVAASELFHNGCYHLTSENKRLSSKELIAYYSQLLANYPIVSIEDGLDENDWDGWKEITTSMGKRIQLVGDDLFVTNSHILQEGITQKMANAILIKPNQIGTLTETREAIRLAQANDYRCVMSHRSGETEDTFIADLAVATGCGQIKTGSLCRTDRVAKYNQLLRINETALLPYAGKNALTTFLQ; from the coding sequence ATGCAAATAGCCAATATCAAAGGACGTGAAATTCTTGATTCACGCGGTAATCCAACAATTGAAGCTGAAGTTACGCTGTCGAATGGGGAAGTTGGCCGGGCAAGCGTACCCTCTGGTGCCTCCACAGGTAGCCGCGAGGCCTGTGAACTACGAGATAAAGATGACGCTCGCTACGCAGGTAAAGGAGTGAGGCAGGCTGTAACTCATATTAATGATGAAATTAATCAAGCGCTAAAAGGTTTCTCTGTTAGTGAGCAAGACCGGTTGGATGCTCGTTTGTGTGAAATTGATGGCAGCGTGAATAAAGCTCGGCTTGGGGCCAATGCGATTTTAGCTGTTTCGCTCGCGAGTGCCAGAGCCTATGCAAATGCTATCAAAAAGCCCTTGTTCGTTGCTCTGAACCAGGGACAACTGATGTCTATGCCTGTCCCCATGATGAATGTGTTAAATGGGGGAGCACATGCGGATAACAACGTAGATATCCAGGAATTCATGTTGATGCCTATTGGAGCACCAGATTTCCCAACGGCATTGCAAATGGGGGTTGAAATTTTTCATGTCTTAAAGGCTGTATTGAAAAATTTAAACTTGAATACTGCCGTAGGCGATGAGGGGGGATTTGCTCCAAATTTACAATCTAATCAGCAAGCACTGGATCTGCTTGTGGAAGCAACTGAGAAAGCGGGTTTTAAATTAGGCTCAGATATTGTGTTTGCACTCGATGTTGCCGCCTCGGAACTATTTCATAACGGTTGTTACCATCTAACGTCAGAAAATAAACGATTAAGTAGCAAAGAATTGATAGCTTATTATTCGCAATTATTAGCAAATTACCCAATCGTAAGTATTGAGGATGGTCTGGATGAAAATGATTGGGATGGTTGGAAAGAAATAACTACTAGTATGGGTAAACGTATCCAATTGGTTGGGGATGATCTATTTGTCACTAATTCTCATATCTTGCAAGAAGGCATTACCCAAAAAATGGCCAATGCTATATTAATTAAACCAAATCAAATCGGTACGCTCACTGAAACCAGAGAGGCCATTCGGCTTGCTCAGGCTAATGATTATCGATGTGTTATGTCTCATCGCTCTGGTGAAACTGAAGATACTTTTATCGCCGATCTGGCGGTAGCTACGGGGTGTGGTCAAATCAAAACAGGTTCTTTATGCCGCACTGACAGAGTAGCCAAATACAATCAGTTACTGCGTATCAATGAAACGGCACTTCTGCCTTATGCCGGTAAAAATGCTCTCACGACTTTTTTGCAGTAA
- a CDS encoding secretin N-terminal domain-containing protein: protein MMRKWLLCLFFIATNALALPLMTKVIQLNYQNADTVIQLVQPLLQDGEQITGNGQTLVVKVTPQTLTQLRVLLNKIDQPPVTFEITIFQGDPDWLSTQNSNTIVISTSSQQNQQRRQSVQVMNGQSAFISTGQDQPVISSVGIGWWGPGISYDRRLVQDGLLVEPTLQGQKVKLTVRRIREQDSRVSNQQFDQQQVMTTVMVPLNKWVSLSSPQGDAPADSNTEVIRAGDQFQQNSTLYIKVSIVK, encoded by the coding sequence ATCATGAGAAAATGGCTTCTATGCTTGTTTTTTATCGCGACAAATGCACTTGCATTACCTTTGATGACTAAAGTAATTCAATTGAATTATCAAAATGCAGACACAGTAATTCAATTGGTGCAGCCTCTGCTACAAGATGGTGAGCAAATTACTGGAAACGGGCAAACACTCGTTGTTAAGGTAACCCCCCAAACACTCACTCAATTACGCGTTTTATTAAATAAAATCGATCAGCCACCGGTAACGTTTGAAATCACAATTTTCCAGGGTGACCCCGATTGGCTAAGCACCCAAAATTCAAACACCATAGTAATAAGTACTTCTTCGCAGCAAAATCAACAACGCCGTCAATCCGTGCAAGTTATGAACGGCCAATCTGCTTTTATTAGTACAGGTCAGGACCAACCTGTTATCAGTTCTGTCGGCATAGGTTGGTGGGGACCTGGAATTAGTTATGATCGTCGCTTGGTTCAAGATGGGTTATTGGTAGAACCAACTCTTCAAGGACAAAAAGTTAAATTAACGGTACGTCGTATTCGTGAGCAAGATAGCCGCGTCAGCAATCAGCAATTTGATCAACAACAAGTCATGACAACTGTCATGGTACCTCTTAATAAATGGGTTTCTTTATCAAGCCCACAGGGTGATGCGCCCGCTGATTCAAACACAGAAGTGATTCGCGCGGGCGATCAGTTTCAACAAAATTCAACATTATATATAAAAGTGAGCATTGTGAAATAA
- a CDS encoding TIGR00153 family protein, with the protein MGSIFNMFGPSPIRPIEQHMRKAHLCAKQLHPFFEAVLQQDWKTAEAVQIKISSIEKEADIIKRDLRLHLPTGLFLPVSRTDLLELLSAQDRIANKAQDIAGLIVSRKMIIPDALVAVFMPFLDRCLDASKQACKAINELDELLESGFRGSEVKIVEEMIMTLDEIEHDSDDKLADIRHRIFELEKDLPAIEVVFLYKLVQWIGDLADHAQTVGGRLQILIAR; encoded by the coding sequence ATGGGCAGCATATTTAACATGTTTGGGCCTTCACCTATACGGCCAATTGAACAGCATATGCGTAAAGCACACCTCTGTGCCAAGCAGCTACATCCTTTTTTTGAGGCAGTATTGCAACAGGACTGGAAAACAGCTGAAGCCGTACAGATAAAAATTTCAAGCATTGAAAAAGAAGCCGACATTATTAAGCGTGATTTGCGTCTTCATTTACCCACAGGTTTATTTTTGCCCGTTTCTCGTACTGATTTGCTTGAACTATTAAGCGCTCAAGATCGCATTGCAAACAAAGCCCAAGATATCGCGGGATTAATCGTTAGCCGAAAAATGATAATTCCTGATGCACTGGTTGCTGTATTTATGCCTTTTCTCGATCGTTGTTTAGATGCGTCTAAGCAAGCCTGTAAAGCAATTAATGAACTTGATGAATTGCTTGAAAGTGGGTTTCGCGGTAGTGAAGTCAAAATTGTTGAAGAAATGATTATGACCCTTGATGAGATTGAACATGACAGTGATGATAAACTGGCAGACATCAGACACCGTATTTTTGAGTTGGAAAAGGACTTACCGGCTATCGAAGTAGTTTTTCTTTATAAATTAGTTCAATGGATTGGTGACTTAGCAGATCATGCCCAAACTGTGGGTGGTCGGCTCCAAATTCTTATTGCCCGGTAG
- a CDS encoding inorganic phosphate transporter, translated as MDYPFLLFILAVAFCFLMTWGVGANDLANVMSTTMGSKAITVRQAMIIAIVFEFAGAFLGGSGVTETMRDGIIDSSQLSNQPLILIEGMLGVLVACTVWMNLASYLGVPVSITNALVGSMVGFGTVVLGTNAIHWQQVYHIAIGWFTSPLIAGITGYALFLSIQQTIFIKSDPLEKAKWYVPIYLFLVGSILSFITVFKGLNHFDIHLNLKQDLAVTLASSISLTIIGMIIIKHIPEMPRIRRRERFLQVEKYFAVLMGLTACAMVFAHGSNDVALAVGPLTIIYSLIMHADQPLVAANYPAWIIFLGCAGVIIGFLMYGRKVIETVGSSITALTPSRAFAATLAAATTVVVATSTGIPVSATQTLVGAVLGVGLARGIGALNLIVIRNIFTSWILTLPAASLLTILSYKVLHYLIG; from the coding sequence ATGGATTATCCTTTTTTATTGTTTATTCTTGCTGTTGCTTTTTGTTTCCTTATGACCTGGGGTGTAGGCGCTAATGATTTAGCAAACGTTATGAGCACCACAATGGGGTCTAAGGCAATTACTGTTCGCCAAGCAATGATTATCGCTATTGTATTTGAGTTTGCAGGCGCCTTCCTTGGCGGCAGTGGAGTAACTGAAACCATGCGCGATGGGATTATCGACAGTAGTCAATTATCCAATCAACCCTTAATTCTTATTGAAGGTATGCTGGGAGTATTGGTTGCTTGTACTGTTTGGATGAACCTGGCAAGCTACCTGGGCGTTCCAGTTTCCATTACGAATGCCTTAGTGGGTTCTATGGTTGGGTTTGGAACCGTTGTTTTAGGGACTAACGCCATTCATTGGCAACAGGTATATCATATTGCTATTGGATGGTTTACTTCTCCCCTTATCGCAGGTATTACCGGCTATGCTTTATTTTTAAGTATCCAACAAACCATTTTTATAAAAAGTGATCCTTTAGAAAAGGCTAAATGGTATGTCCCTATTTATCTCTTTTTGGTGGGTTCAATTTTATCCTTTATTACGGTTTTTAAGGGATTAAATCACTTTGATATTCACTTGAATTTAAAGCAGGACTTGGCGGTCACCCTGGCTTCAAGTATCAGCTTAACTATTATTGGCATGATAATTATCAAACATATTCCAGAAATGCCTCGTATTCGTCGACGTGAGCGCTTTCTGCAGGTTGAAAAATATTTTGCAGTGTTGATGGGATTAACTGCTTGTGCGATGGTTTTTGCACATGGTTCAAATGATGTCGCCTTGGCTGTGGGTCCTTTGACTATCATTTACAGCCTTATTATGCATGCAGACCAACCCTTAGTCGCGGCCAATTATCCTGCCTGGATTATTTTTCTCGGCTGTGCAGGAGTTATCATTGGCTTTCTAATGTATGGACGAAAGGTTATTGAAACTGTTGGTAGCTCAATCACAGCGCTAACGCCTAGCCGGGCTTTTGCCGCAACGCTTGCGGCAGCAACCACTGTCGTGGTAGCAACAAGCACAGGTATTCCTGTGTCAGCAACCCAAACCCTGGTGGGTGCCGTTTTGGGAGTAGGTTTAGCGCGAGGCATTGGTGCTTTAAATCTTATTGTAATTCGTAATATTTTCACATCATGGATATTAACATTACCGGCAGCGTCCTTGCTTACGATTCTTTCGTACAAAGTCCTACATTACCTTATTGGTTGA
- a CDS encoding GTP-binding protein translates to MPIKIVFFGPEASGKSELTKKLQKPESRFESEYQETIGVDFVPIDEIQSEKIQIWDIAGAERFQLLRPVYFRGANIVCYCVDLSKGINQKQIENDIKQGLAHAPEAKLIIIGTKADLCMRSGENPEDKLNSLQLNDVPHERIVTSAFDKTGLVKNTESKGKTSLYGLIHKAVKNILEESNRRLTQPRPHGIVQPSSQDFPSSYTRMWSQGSSNTLDAALILLRDYSKLSSKPGFFENLQSSAKLFASGHWFRNNHKAVSETLKKSYNSPQDLLEALRNNLIEQGNPINASGSLARRIDFIQQQANISVINFDDINREIQQNNSQKLEPKL, encoded by the coding sequence ATGCCAATCAAAATAGTCTTTTTTGGTCCAGAAGCTTCTGGTAAATCAGAGCTAACCAAAAAACTTCAGAAGCCTGAGAGCAGGTTTGAAAGTGAATATCAGGAAACAATTGGTGTTGATTTTGTACCAATAGACGAAATTCAATCCGAGAAGATTCAAATCTGGGATATAGCAGGAGCTGAAAGGTTTCAACTTCTTAGACCGGTTTATTTTAGGGGTGCTAATATTGTTTGTTACTGTGTGGATTTGTCTAAAGGCATTAATCAAAAACAAATTGAAAACGACATTAAGCAAGGTTTAGCCCATGCTCCAGAAGCTAAATTGATAATCATAGGTACTAAAGCCGATTTATGTATGCGTTCAGGTGAGAATCCGGAAGATAAATTGAATTCCCTGCAATTAAATGATGTTCCACATGAAAGAATTGTCACTTCTGCTTTTGACAAAACTGGATTAGTAAAAAACACTGAGTCTAAGGGAAAGACAAGCCTGTACGGTTTAATACACAAGGCAGTCAAAAATATATTGGAAGAGTCAAACCGAAGACTGACCCAACCACGTCCTCACGGTATTGTTCAGCCAAGTTCTCAGGATTTTCCTTCATCCTACACAAGAATGTGGTCTCAAGGTTCTTCTAACACCCTGGATGCTGCTCTCATCCTCTTAAGAGATTACAGTAAGCTCTCAAGCAAGCCAGGATTTTTTGAAAATCTCCAATCTTCGGCGAAGTTATTTGCTAGTGGTCATTGGTTTCGAAACAACCATAAGGCCGTGTCAGAAACTCTGAAGAAATCCTACAATAGTCCACAAGATTTACTTGAAGCACTTCGGAATAACTTAATTGAACAAGGGAACCCAATTAATGCTTCAGGAAGCTTGGCAAGACGAATTGATTTCATTCAACAACAAGCCAATATTTCAGTGATAAATTTTGACGACATCAATCGTGAAATACAACAAAATAATTCTCAGAAATTAGAACCTAAACTTTAA
- a CDS encoding P-loop NTPase family protein produces the protein MSIRVIFFGSQASGKTELIKKLKNPESEFDSGYCSTIGVDFLTIGENESESMQIWD, from the coding sequence ATGTCTATCAGAGTAATTTTTTTTGGATCACAAGCTTCGGGTAAAACAGAGCTTATCAAAAAACTAAAGAATCCTGAGAGCGAATTTGATAGCGGATATTGTTCAACAATTGGTGTTGATTTTTTAACGATAGGCGAAAATGAGTCCGAGAGTATGCAAATATGGGATTAA
- a CDS encoding ADP-ribosylation factor-like protein produces MPIKVIFFGSQASGKTELIKKLKNPESKFESKYKRTIGADFLPIGEIKSKSIHTWDIAGDERFRALRLSYLRNANILCYCVDLSKDIDHAQIEKDIKEGLAYSPPEAKLIIIGTKADLCMSSGENPEDKLNSLQLNDVPHERIVTSALDKTGLVNTESKEKTTLYGLIHKSFENILEESNPKLTQPRPHGIVQPTSQDFPSSYTRMWSQGSSNPRDAALILLRDYSKLSSQPGFFENLQSSAKLFACGHWFRNNHKAVSETLKKSYNSPQDLLTALRNNLIEQGNPINASGSLARRINFIQEQIKESVINIDDINRQIQKNNSEKLTPKF; encoded by the coding sequence ATGCCTATCAAAGTAATTTTTTTTGGATCACAAGCTTCGGGTAAAACAGAGCTTATCAAAAAACTAAAGAATCCTGAGAGTAAATTTGAGAGTAAATATAAGAGAACAATTGGTGCTGATTTTTTACCGATTGGAGAAATTAAGTCGAAAAGTATTCATACATGGGATATTGCAGGAGATGAAAGGTTTCGAGCTCTTAGACTCTCTTATTTGAGAAATGCAAATATTCTTTGTTACTGTGTAGATTTGTCTAAAGACATTGATCATGCACAAATTGAAAAAGATATTAAGGAAGGTTTAGCTTATTCTCCTCCAGAAGCTAAATTGATAATTATAGGTACTAAAGCCGATTTATGTATGAGTTCAGGTGAGAATCCGGAAGATAAATTGAATTCCCTGCAATTAAATGATGTTCCACATGAAAGAATTGTGACTTCTGCTCTTGACAAAACTGGATTAGTAAACACTGAGTCAAAGGAAAAGACAACCCTGTACGGTTTAATACACAAATCATTCGAAAATATATTGGAAGAGTCAAACCCAAAACTGACTCAACCACGTCCTCACGGTATTGTTCAGCCAACTTCTCAGGATTTTCCTTCATCCTACACAAGAATGTGGTCTCAAGGTTCTTCTAACCCCCGGGATGCTGCTCTCATCCTCTTAAGAGATTACAGTAAGCTCTCAAGCCAGCCAGGATTTTTTGAAAATCTCCAATCTTCGGCGAAGTTATTTGCTTGTGGTCATTGGTTTCGAAATAATCATAAGGCAGTGTCAGAAACTCTGAAGAAATCCTACAATAGTCCACAAGATTTACTTACAGCACTTCGGAATAACTTAATTGAACAAGGGAACCCAATTAATGCTTCAGGAAGCTTGGCAAGACGAATTAACTTCATTCAAGAACAAATCAAGGAATCAGTGATTAATATTGACGACATTAATCGTCAAATACAAAAAAATAATTCTGAGAAATTAACACCTAAATTTTAA
- a CDS encoding CBU_0585 family protein produces the protein MNSNNDIDKAYVSPYDKFLYEFDANHKKSESQLKEIKKHQRIAYLRDNPNPDAGDGEIWENF, from the coding sequence ATGAATAGTAACAATGACATTGATAAAGCCTATGTCAGTCCTTATGATAAATTTTTATATGAGTTTGATGCAAACCATAAAAAATCAGAGTCACAGTTAAAAGAAATAAAAAAGCATCAGCGAATTGCCTATCTTCGTGATAATCCAAACCCGGACGCCGGGGATGGCGAAATTTGGGAAAATTTCTAA
- a CDS encoding adenosine deaminase produces the protein MTIKKAELHTHLEGTITPELAKKLAKRNNISLPDSLIATDGQSYRYKDFLDFLKAYDAVAAVIKHPEDYYDITFDYLKANALENTLYVEMMYSPDHAEKSSNIPSREHLNAIQQAIDDAEEQYNIIGRIIITAVRHFGSESATKVAKQAIKEDIPCVVGFGLGGDEIHFPPKLFAEAYKIAADGGLHCTVHAGEFASASGMMEAMQYLPIKRIGHGVQAIHSQETISLLKDKNISLEICPSSNIALGLFPDLLNHPLPRLLDAGISISLGSDDPPFFRTNLANEYRRVQQGYRYSDQQMTHFTAMAIDAAFADNDTKLKLKKKLED, from the coding sequence ATGACCATAAAAAAAGCGGAATTACATACCCATTTGGAAGGCACTATTACACCAGAGTTAGCAAAAAAACTGGCAAAACGAAATAATATTTCCTTACCAGACTCTCTCATTGCGACCGATGGACAAAGCTATCGCTATAAGGATTTCCTTGATTTTTTAAAAGCTTATGACGCTGTTGCCGCAGTCATCAAGCATCCTGAGGATTATTACGATATTACATTTGACTATTTAAAAGCGAATGCTTTGGAAAATACACTCTACGTTGAAATGATGTACTCTCCTGATCATGCCGAAAAATCAAGCAATATCCCGTCTAGAGAACATTTAAATGCAATCCAGCAAGCCATTGATGATGCAGAGGAACAATATAACATCATTGGTCGTATAATTATTACTGCTGTCCGTCATTTTGGCTCTGAATCTGCAACTAAAGTCGCTAAACAAGCTATTAAAGAAGATATACCCTGTGTTGTCGGGTTTGGGTTGGGTGGTGATGAAATTCACTTTCCCCCTAAGCTGTTTGCCGAAGCCTACAAAATTGCTGCTGACGGCGGTCTCCACTGTACCGTTCATGCAGGCGAATTCGCTTCCGCCAGTGGTATGATGGAGGCCATGCAATATTTACCCATTAAACGGATTGGACATGGCGTGCAAGCTATTCATTCTCAAGAGACGATTTCCTTACTTAAAGATAAAAATATTTCTCTTGAAATTTGCCCTTCCAGCAACATCGCCTTAGGTCTTTTCCCTGACTTACTAAATCATCCTTTACCTCGTCTGCTTGATGCGGGTATTTCCATCAGCTTAGGTTCAGATGATCCTCCTTTTTTCCGCACTAATTTAGCGAATGAGTATCGACGTGTACAACAAGGTTATCGTTACAGTGATCAACAAATGACCCATTTTACTGCCATGGCAATTGATGCAGCCTTTGCTGATAACGATACAAAACTTAAACTCAAAAAGAAGTTAGAGGATTAA
- the rpoH gene encoding RNA polymerase sigma factor RpoH — protein MNQQLQLASLNFPIGSLDAYIHRVNQVPMLSAEEEYDCAERFQTEGDLEAARCLVLAHLRYVVRVARGYLGYGLPLNDLIQEGNIGLMKAVKRFDPKMGVRLVSFAVHWIKAEIHEFVLRNWRIVKIATTKAQRKLFFNLRHMKNRLGWFSKEEVDAVAKDLGVSREDVLIMEQRLNAMDASYDGPVSDDDDESFKSPSNYLYDAHSDPAQLIEKETSNEHGREQLFLALERLDERSQDILQQRWLAEDKATLHDLADKYGVSAERVRQLEKNAMKKLRQYMEAVA, from the coding sequence ATGAATCAGCAGTTACAGTTAGCGTCATTAAATTTTCCAATTGGCAGCCTTGATGCTTATATTCATCGCGTCAATCAAGTACCAATGCTCTCTGCTGAAGAAGAATATGACTGTGCTGAACGCTTCCAAACAGAAGGTGATTTGGAGGCCGCTCGTTGTTTAGTACTAGCTCATTTACGTTATGTGGTACGTGTTGCGCGTGGTTATCTAGGCTATGGGTTACCGTTAAATGATTTAATCCAGGAAGGTAACATTGGCTTAATGAAGGCAGTAAAGCGCTTCGACCCTAAAATGGGGGTACGCCTCGTTTCTTTTGCTGTGCACTGGATAAAAGCAGAGATTCATGAGTTTGTTCTACGCAATTGGCGTATCGTCAAAATTGCTACCACCAAAGCGCAACGCAAATTATTTTTTAATCTTCGTCATATGAAAAACCGCTTGGGCTGGTTTAGCAAGGAAGAAGTAGATGCTGTTGCCAAAGATTTAGGGGTTAGCCGTGAAGACGTGTTAATCATGGAGCAGCGTTTGAATGCAATGGACGCATCTTACGATGGCCCGGTTTCTGATGATGACGACGAATCGTTTAAATCACCATCAAATTATCTATATGATGCCCACAGTGATCCTGCTCAATTGATTGAAAAAGAAACAAGTAATGAGCATGGACGGGAGCAGTTATTCCTGGCTCTGGAACGATTGGATGAGCGTAGCCAAGATATTTTACAGCAACGTTGGCTAGCAGAAGACAAAGCAACTTTGCATGATTTAGCTGATAAATATGGCGTCTCTGCTGAGCGTGTACGTCAGTTAGAAAAAAATGCAATGAAAAAGCTTCGCCAGTATATGGAAGCCGTTGCCTGA